ATCATATTACCTAGTGCGATGTAAGTTTGTTTACTTGCCCAGTCGAACAGGCTGCGTTCGTTGTCTAAAATACCAATATCTTGTTCTTGGAATTTTTTATACACCGCCATTGCTTTTTCACGAGCCTCGCCTTCTAAACCACGTCTATCCATAATTTCAGCAAAATATTGGCTATCAAAGCGAGCATTTTTCTTGGCTAAAATTACCACGATATGGCTTGAAGTTTCCATCGTTGGAATGCCCCAGCAATATGGCTTGATTGCTTGGCGGAGTTCTGGATTTTGTAACACGATAAACTGCCACGGTTCAGAACCAACCAAGCTTGGGCTTAAACGACCCAGTTCTAAAATATAGTTCATATCTTCAGCCGGGATTTTTTTATTACCATCGTAAGAACGGGTTGAAGCACGGTAGTGGAAGGCGTTTAACACGTCATCTTTGTTTAAAAAATTCATTTTGTTTCTCCGATAAAAATTAGTTTACATAAAGCCACGTTGATATTGGCGTGGTACAAATTGCATTGGACTGCCGTCAAATTGATTTTGCTGATATTGAGCGTTCAGCACCCAATTCGGATCACGCAATAATGCACGCCCAACGGCGATTAAGTCGGCATTTTCTAAGCCTAAAACGTGGTCGGCAACGGACGGATTGTCCAACATTCCCACCGCAATCACAGGTAAAGCGGTCGCTTTTTTGACTTTTTCTGCAAGGTAAACTTGATAGCCTGCGTAAAATTCCGGGTGGTTGCCTGCGTGAAGCACACCGTCGCCACCGCCACTCACATCAAGCACGTCCGCCCCAGCTGAGGCAAAACGTTTTGCCACTTCGACACCATAATCGCTATCAAAGCCGTCTTTACCGTACTCTTGTGCTGAAATTCGCACGATTAACGGCATCTCCGCCGGCATTACCGCTTTCGCTGCTTGAATAACTTGTTCACCGAATAGCATTGGATCTTTGCCGTATTCATCTGTGCGTTTATTTGATTTTGGCGAGTAGAATTGGTGGATTAAATAGCCGTGTGCGGCGTGAAGTTCAATCGTATCAAATCCTGCTGCTACGGCACGTTTTACTGAATTTTGGAATGCGACTACCAGCTCTTTGACTTCTTCTGTGGTTAATTCACGTGGGGTAATCAGGTTTTGCCCTGCATAATCTAATTCACCATAATGAATGGCTGAAGGTGCAACCGCATTTGGTTCGTCTTGAGCTTTACGCCCTGCGTGGGCGATTTGAATACCGATTTTTGTACCCTGAGCGTGAACGCTATCAACAAGGCGTTTAAATTCTGCTTGTTGCTCATCGTTCCACAAACCCAAGCAGTTCGGCGTGATACGCCCGTTCGGGGCAATATTGGTCATCTCAACAATAATCAAACCAACCCCACCAATCGCACGGCTGGTGTAATGCACAAAATGCCAATCGTTCGGCACGCCGTCAGTGGCGGAATATTGACACATCGGTGGCATCACCACACGGTTTTTCAGTTCAAGATTTTTGATTTTAAAAGGGGTGAATAATTTTCTAAATTTAGCCATTTTGGGATTCCTATGAAAAAACTGACAGAATGATAAGTAAAGGGGAATATCGTTTCAAATTGATTATTCTTATATGGAGATATAAGGAAGGATAATATATAAAAGCAAACAAGCGGTCAGAATTTCCCAAAATTTTGCAAATTTCAGGCAGATTTTGACCGCTTGTTATTCCACTATCATTTGAATAGCAGGGAGGGTTTATTATTCAGACCTTCTTAATTCATCTAAAATCCGCTCAATATGCTTGCCTTTAAATTGCGTTTTAAATTCAACTTTAATGCCTGTATCTGCACTTAATTTATCAAATAAAATTTGTGCATATTTGATTTTTTCTTTTTCATCGGTGCGTAAATCAAATTCATAAGCATCTTTGGTTTCTACCACGAGATTTAAAGTTTGTGTGCCATCTTTATGGTGCAACACATAAGCAAAATCAGGCGAATATATTCCGCCCCCTGCCACAGGAATGGCAATGGTATTTTTGGGTATTTTGGTAAAGACGGTAACATAATCCAAATTAAGCAGGATATTTTCTTTTTCAAGAGGCGAATCATAAAACAGCGTTTCAAACAAATAATTATCCGCCACCATATCCGTTTCGCCTACACGCCCAATATCCGATGATGAAATACTATCTTTAACATTTCCTTTATCATCGGTAAATGCCGTTGGGTGAACTTGGCTATTAACTTCGGTATAGCCAATGGTTTGGGTTGCCAAAAAATGTTGCAATAACCATTTTCTAAACAAAGTATGAATATGTCTAATATTATAGCGAGTTTGATGTGTGTTATCCGTCCAATTTAATTCCGCTAACACTTGATGTAAACTTTTTAGGCTCACATTCAAGCTCATCGCCAATTCATTGGCAAATTCGCCATAGCTAAGTACATAGCCTGTATTTTCTATCAGCTTTTCTCGTCCGCCATATTTCACCTGAATATCATCAGACTGCACCTGCAATTCTTGTGCTTGCATTGTGGCATAGCTTGTGTCCAATTTACCTATGACATTGTTGGCAAAAAATTGTTTTAATAACCCATAAAAAGTGTGTTCATTGTCAATTTGATAATTTAACACCACTCGGCGGTTTAGAGTTTCCCACAGCGTTTTTAAAGCGTGATATTTATCTTTTCTAATCAATACGGTTTCTTTTTTACCGATACCTGTTTGAATTTTATTGTTCAACGAACTTTCAAATTCAAAGGCTTTGGGATAGGCAAGTTGTAATTTTTGCCAGCCGTTTTCCAATAAATTTAAATCGTCATCAATAATGCCATCATCTGCCAAATGGTTAATGATTTTGCGTTTGGTTTCATTGGGATAAGCGAGTAAAATTTTGGCAAGCAATTCATCTTCTAATTTTTTTGGAATAATCACTTTTTCGCCTGATTTTTCACGGATGTCCCGAATTAAATCTGACACAAAATCTTTTTCACTAAAATCCACAAAATAATTTAAATAAAACTGCTCGCTTTTTTCACGGTGCATAAATTCATTGACAGGCAAACGAAGTCCACGCCCCACTTCTTGAAGTTTACTGGTTTCAGAACCGCTTGACCGCAATTTACAAATGACAAACACATTAGGATTATCCCAACCCTCACGCAATGTCCATTTTGAAAAAATAAAACGGCGTGGATTATCCAAATCAAGGAGTTTTTCTTTTTCATATAAAATTTCATTGATTTGTTTTTCTATATGTTCGTCTTTATTATTGTTGTCATCGCTAAAATAACCGCCGTGCGTTTGACTAATATCTGCCAAAGTTTTTTGCAAATAGGCTTTATAAAATTCATTGCTTTCATTTGCCAATCTTTTTTCGGCTTCATTGATCACCATTGCCTCAAAACGAGATTTTAAGCTATCGGGCAATCCTTGTTCATCACGATAACCTGCAATATCATCAATAAAAATCAGCGAAAGCGGTTTAATGCGTGGCGTTCTGGTTAATAAGGTGCGTTCAATATCAAAATGACGAATCACCGCTTGATAGAGCATTTGTTCTTGCAAAGATTGATTAAACGAATAAGGCGAGATAATCTCCCCTTTTTGTAATGTCAGCCCATTAGAAAGCACCGCCATACTGCTATTAAATTCATTTAATAATAAATGCGACATTTCGCTATGAATAACGCCTAATGAACCATTTTTGCTAATTTCTAAGCGTTTTGGGGTCTTTTTATGACTGTGAGTAATTTCAAAAACCGCTTCACTTTTACTGTCGGTTTGTCCAATAAATTTGATGAGCATATCATCAACACCGTCAAATTCGGTAATAAAAGCACGCACTCCTTTTACCAAATTTTGTTCAAAAGCATCAAGTGAAGTTAGCGTATGAATCAGATTTTCAAAACCATCAAAAGTTGCCCCAAATCTTAAAATATATTGAGCATTCAGTTTTAAAACATTTTGCCAAGTTTTACCACTGGCTTTGACACGGTGCGGTTCATCAATAATCAAAAAAGGCTTAACCGCCGATAACGCATCAAACGATGAGCCGTGAGCCTCTTGGAATAAATCTTGGTCAATGGCAATGTTCATCGTCTCCGAATTTAACATACCCATATTAATCAATAAAATATGAATGGTTTTTTCATCGGTGGCATTGATAAAATTGATTAAATTTTCTGGAACTTGTTGCTTGTCTTTTTTATTGCCTTTTTTGGCATTTACTTCATAAAGCTCAATGCGTTTGCCAAAATCATCAAAAAAACGACTTCTGGCGGACGCACTTTCCAAAAAGTTTTTTGTGCCCGCTTTAATCGCAACCGTTGGCACAAGTACAATAAATTTATTAACCCCAAAAGATTGATTTAAAGAAAACATTGCCCTTGTGTAGGTATAAGTTTTGCCTGTACCCGTTTCCATCGCAATATCAAAAATATTGGATAAGGTATTGCCTGTTTTATTTAATGCTTTGGCAAAACTTGGGCGAGTTTGAATTTCTGCTAGATTGCGTTTTTTCTGCGATTCGTTTAATTCTAAAACAGGATTGCTTTTTAATCGTGTTTCAAAATTTTGAGCATAAGAAATCTTAGCGTATTCAAACATTTGCAAAATGTCTTCTACGGCGGATAATTGATGTGGTAGATCATTTTCAAAATTAAATCCAGCCATTTTTTACCCCTTATCTGCACGATTTCGTTGAATCAAATACAATTTATTGCCTTTTCTGGGTTTGTATTGACCTATCGCCTCACTTAATTCTCGCTTGGCTTTACTGTCAAAGTGCGGTTCTAAAATGACGATTTTATCAATATTAAATTCATCGATGGTATCGTCCAAACGGCGTAAAATCATCGCCAAATGCGAAGTATCAAAACCTGTATCAAGCAAATATAGCACCGTGTCATAACGATACGCCATATAACCGCCCAAATCCACCTGCTCTGGTGTCTGGTGCAAAGGCATACCGTCTTGTACACACCAAGTGGTAAGAATATTTTGGCAATCTGTATTGCTTAATTGCAGATTTTCTAATAACTGTAAGCCGTGTGCAGGGCTTTCTGCCAATGTGCCAAAATTATCAGGCACAGGGACAATGCGATATTCTTTATAGCCTAAATCGCCTGTAAAATCTGGATTTTCGGTTTTAATTTTTTCAATGCTTTTTTCAATACGGGCTTTGGTGATCTCAAAAATGGTATTAAACCCTGCTTTTTGGGCTTCGGATTTATCTTTGACAGGTTCGTCTAATTGCACACAAATAAATTTGCGATTGCCATTATCCTCGCTATTTAATTGCATTACGGAGTGGGCGGTTGTGCCTGAACCTGCAAAGAAATCCAAAACTAAGTCATTATTGTTTGTGCCAAGCTGAATAAAGTCCATCAGTAAATCCAAAGGTTTTGGGTTTGGAAATACTTTTTCATCAAATAACTGTTTTAATTGAGTTGTCCCATTGCCACTACTGTACTCTGGTTTATAAAAAATGGTTTTTGGTTTTTTGGAGGGCAAATCCCCCAATGCGGGTCTTTGTTTTTTATAAATGCCAATACTGCCATTCCTTGAAATGATAATATCGTTAATGCTATTTTTAAACTTCTCTTTACTCCAACGCCAAGACATTTCTTGATTGTTGGTAATTGGGTATAAAGTTATCAATTCACCCGCAAAATCTGTTGGTGGATTATTATCATCAGTAACAAAAATAGTATTATTATCATCAATAAAGATTGGGAAAAATAGATTAGGTCTTTTTTCTCTTGGGGCATTTGTGCCAGTTGCTTTTAGATTTGCCCCTTGCTTATAGAAACCTTGCTCATCTTCTTGCCAATCTTCTAAATCATCTTCATCAATACTTAATTGATTAAAAGTTGTGCTTGTTTTATCTTTGCAATAAACCAAGGTGTATTCGTGCGTACCTGCAAAAGCAAATTCATCGTTATTGCCTTTTAAATTCATAACGGTTGGCAAGCAAGCAACAAAATTCCCCTCCCCAAAAATTTCATCACAAAGTAATTTTAATTGGGCTTGTTCATTATCATCAATAGAAATAAAAATCACGCCATCGTCTTTTAATAACTCTCTGGCAAGTTTTAGGCGTGGGTACATAAAGGTGAGCCACGCACTATGACTGGACGCACGAGCATTGATAAATCCGTGAATATATTCGGCGACTTCCTCGCTTTCGCCTGTGATTTTTGCAATTTCGGCGGGCGTATATTTGCGGTCATCTTGATAAACAAAACCGTCCGAACCTGTATTATAAGGCGGGTCAATATATATCATTTTGATTTGTTTGCGGTAGGCTTCACGCAAATGCTTTAAAACAGCTAAATTATCGCCTTGAATTAGGATATTTTGACTGTCGGAATGTTTGGCGTTGTGGGCGTGATTGGCGGACAAAAGCGTACGGTTTTCGTCATATACAAGGGCTTTGGCATAGGATTTGCCTCGCCAGTCAAGGCGATAGGTCTCTTGGGAGAAAGAAATATCCGCTTGGGTTAAGGCGGTTTGAAACTCATTAAATTTGAAATTGCCGTCCGCATCAAATAGTGCCGGACTATGGGATTTAAGTAGGTCTAATAAAGATTGGCTCATTGTAATACCATATTTTTATAATTGAAATTATTTCAAGAATTATAACATTTTTATAGGAAGAAAAGAGCAGATAAAGGATTTATTTGCCAGCAATAATGATTTCATTTTTGCCATATTTTATTATGGACAGGAAAAGGGAATTGATAAGCGGTCAAAATCCCCCAAAATTTTGCAAATTTCCACCGCATTTTGACCGCTTGTGTTTTTCCTGATAGTTGAAAGTGCTATTATCATTCTAATTTTTCTGATTTCATTTAAGGTATAACAATGAGCGATATTAGAACCCTTGATTTAAACTTACTAAAAGCCTTTGTCGTATTGTTAGACGAATGTAATGTAAGTCGAGCGGCGAAGCGGCTTTCGGTTACGCAACCTGCAATGAGCGGAATTTTAAATCGGTTAAGAGAGAGTTTTAATGACCAATTATTCGTGCGAGTGCAGCACGGAATGCAGCCGACTGAGCGAGCATTGCAACTGGGGCAGACTGCTCGTAAAATTTTGCAAGAAATTAATACGATGTTGCAACCACCAAAGTTAGAACCGGAAAAACTGACGATGACACTCCGTATTGCCGCAATGGATTATGTGCAGCAAATTATTGCTCTGCCACTGATTTTACGCCTTCGTCGCCTTGCTCCGAATGTACGGGTGGCACTATTGCCTGTGCAAGGGCAGAATATCAAAACGCTGTTTGAGCAGAATAAAATTGATTTGGCATTGGTTAGTCAGCAGCATTTAAGTGCGGATATGCCAAGAACCGTGTTGTATGAAGAGCGTTATGTTTGTGCGATGAGCCATACGCACTCTTTAGTCAATAAAAAACTAACCTTAGAACAATTTTGTGAACTGCCGTTTGCAATGCTTTCTTATAACGGTGGTGAATTTAGCGGAGCAACAGATATTGCCTTACAAAAATTAGGTAAACAACGCAAAGTAATGGTTTCGGTAAATCATATTTCACTTTTACCACAACTGTTACAAGGTTCAGATTTAGTAGCTGTGCTGCCTGAACATTTAGCCAAAACCTTACCCAATGTGCATTTGCAAATGCCGCCTATTGAAGTTGAAGGCTTTACGATGATGATGGCGTGGCACGAACGGACTGAGCAAGATATTGTTCATCGTTGGCTAAGAGATATTTTGCAAAATGTCATCAAATAGAAATGAAATAGTGGTGATTGAATAAAAAAGCCGTTTATCTGTTGGGATAAACGGCTTTATCATTTTGAAAAATTAAAATTTCTCTACAAAATCAGCATAAGCATTAATGAAGTTTTGCATTGAGCCTTTTAACGCATCATTTGCAATTTCACCATCTTCTGCAAATACACCACCGAATAGGTTACCTACATTTAATGCAAATGGTAGAGTAGGCATATTCACGAATGCACCAGAAGTGATAGCACGGAGTTGATCTGCTACACGCACACCGCCGCCTGCACTTGCTCCCACAGTTACAATACCTGCCGGTTTGCCAAGCCATTTGCTTTCACCCATTGGGCGAGAAACCACATCAATAGCATTTTTCAACATTGCTGAAATGCCTGCATTGTGTTCAGGGGTTACGAATAAAACACCGTCTGCTTTTGCCACTGCTTCACGCACACGGGTGTATTGTGTAGGGCTGTTTTCGTCTAAATCACGGTCATAAAGTGGTAAGTCTGCAATTTCAACAATGTTTAATTGAATACTTGCCGGTGCCATTTTTTGTAAGTGGCTAACGGTTAATTTGCTAAATGAAGTTTTGCTGCCGCTGCCGATTAATACTGCGATTTGTTTTGCCATTGTATACATTCCTTAAAAGAGTAACTAAATTTTTGCTTATTTTATCCCTTTCTGTTTATAGAATAAAGCCTATATAGTGAAAGTTACTCTTTACTCATAATAAATAATCTTGCAAATTTTATGCTATTTTTAACCGCTTGTACGGGAAAATCATTATAATCTGTCCTCATTAATGTAGAGGTTCTTATGTCTGTTTTAAAGAAAATAAAATTTGTTTCAATATTAGCTGTAGTAACAACATTATCTGCCTGTAGCTTGGTGACTTATAAACCCGTTGAGACAATTAAACAAGTTAATCTTGATAGCGGATACCGCCAAAAGAGCGTATTAAAAGAAAGTGCTAAAGACGGCAACATTATTATTGTAATGTTTTCGGGCGGAGGCACTCGGGCTGCCACACTGGGTTATGGCGTATTGGAGGAATTGCAAAAAGCAAAAATGAGAGGCACAGAGAAGGGGAATACGTTATTAGATAATATTGATATGACCTTTGGTGTGTCGGGCGGTTCGGTGTTAGCCACTTATTTTGCCTTGGAGGGAAAAGCGATTATCCCTAAATTTGCGAATAACTTTTTAAAATCGAATTTCCAAAAAGATATTCTTACAGAAGTGTTTTCGGTCTCTAATTTGCCTCGCTTAAGCTCACCGCAATTTGGACGAGGGGATTTACTGCAAGAACGCTTTAATTTAGCTCTTTACAAAGGAAAAAAATTTGGCGATTTAGTGAGAAACCGCAAAGGACCGTTTGCAGTAATCAGTGCAACAGATATGAATATCGGGCAACAGCTTACGTTCACTCAAGAAACCTTTGATGGGCTTTGCCTTAATCTAAATGATTTGGAAATTGCTCGAGCCGTGGCGGCTTCAAGTTCTGTGCCGTTGATTTTTGCTCCACTTACATTGAATAACAATGGTGGAAATTGTCATTTCAGCTTGCCGAAAGCCTTTATTGAGCAAGAAAAAGAGGTTAATGGCTTAAAAACCAAACAGATTGAAGAAACGGAACATACACTGAGCTTTTATCAAGATAGCCAAGAACGCCCATTTATCCATTTAGTAGATGGCGGACTAACGGATAACTTAGGTTTGGCTGCGATATTGGATATTTCGGATTTAGTCGGCATTGAAGATATGTATAAACGTGCCGGAGAACTGGGTGTTAAGAATGTTATAGTCATTAACGTGAATGCCCAAAATGAAGTATCAAGTGAAATTGATAAATCCGCCAATGTACCCGGCTTGAAAGATGTGGTGAATACGATTGTCAATGTTCCTATTGATAGCACCACGCAAATTAACCTTCAACGCTATAGCCAATTTAGCGATAGTTGGAATAAATATGCCAACGAACAGCAAACTAAAATTGAGATGTTTTTTGTCAATTTAGGCTTAAAAGAACTGCCTGATGGGCAATTGAAAAAAGAGGTATTAAATATTCCTACTTCTTTTTATTTGCCGGAAAAAGATATTGATAAATTGCGTGAATCGGCTCGCATTTTATTGGAACAGTCAGACGTTTATAAAAAAGCAGTAAAGGCTTTGCAATAAAGCATATTGTTATTCTAAAAGGTAAGGGCGAATTTCAATTCGCCCTTATGATTACAATATTATTTTCACTTTCCAGTCAACATTTTCTTCGTTTAACCGATATTGCTCTTTCAAGCTCGGACCGCAGGAATTTGAACCGATGCCGCTCATTTTACAATCAACGCACAATATTGTTGAACCGCTCTCTTGTAAATCATAACTATGGTTTTTTGCCGTTAATTCCTCTTGTGTATAAGGCGAAAGGTTAAAGCTAAACGGCTGTTCAGAAATGATCGTGAGATCTTTTGCTTTCACATAATGCGTGCCAAAATGGCTGCCATTTTCCTGTGGTTTGAGGTAGTCTGTATGGTTTTCCGCTGCATTGGTTCGATAAGTGCCGAGCTTTGCTAAATGGTGTTTATCAATATAACTTTCTCGTTCGCCATAGCCAAAATATTCCACTTGATTATTGGTTTTATTCAGGAAGAAACGCAGCCCGAAACGTGGTAAAAACGGTAAATGGGTTGGGCGTTTGGCTTTGATTTTTATCGTTATTTCACCTGTCAGCGAAATATGATAAACCACTTCCAACGTTAAAATTCGGTTTTGAGCTGTTGCTACAATGCCGCATTTTGCCACAATGGTAACACCGTTATCATCTTGCGTAAGTTCGGTATGGTAAGCACGAGTGTAGCATTTATCGTAGCCTGCTTTTTGCCAAAACTCTCGGATTAAGCGATCGTTATCGGTTGGAGCTCGCCAGATGTTGAAATCAAGTGGCTGTTCAATAATCGGTACGCCGTTTTTCTCGATTGCAGTGAAAATGCCTTTGAGTTTGTTGAAGCAGTAGCGATATTCACCATTTACAATCTGCCATTCATTGGCAAAATTTTGGATAAAAATGACCGCTTGTGATCGTACAGGAAGCTCAGGTTTTACCATTTTTTCGGTGAAAGCGAGTTGATCAAAGCCCAAATGGTGATCTTTGGTAAGCAGCGATGTGCTTTCATTCACATAATAATCGAGGGTTAAAAGCTGCAATTTTTCGCTCGGAGTAGGCAATTCCAACGGCAAACAAGCGGTCTGATTTGGCTCACAATTTACCAAAAGTTGCCCTTGCTGCACGGTTTCGCCATTTTCACTAAAGCGATAATGCACAGTAAGGTAATCAGCAAGATTAGTAAAATCTAAATAGTTTTTCAGCCAAACTTTACCTTCTTTCAGCTCGGCACGTACAGGGCGGTTCACATTTTTCACTTCCAGCAAATTGCTGTGTGGAATGCGGTGTTGCGAAACCAAACCGTCCATACAGAAATTGCTGTCGTGCAGGGTTTCACCGAAGTCGCCGCCGTAGCCGTATTTATCAGAATTTGGTAGCAGAGGAGCGTGGTCACACCATTCCCATACAAAGCCGCCGCAAGAACCTGCATATTGTTGGAAAGTCTGCCAATAATCTTCCATATCGCCACAAGAGTTACCCATTGCGTGTGAGTATTCGCATAGAATAAACGGCTTGCAATTGTTCGGATCGGCAAAATATTCATCAAGCCGTTCGGTGCTTGGGTACATTTCGCTGTATAAATCTAAGTTAGAGA
The sequence above is a segment of the Mannheimia bovis genome. Coding sequences within it:
- a CDS encoding NAD(P)H-dependent oxidoreductase, producing MNFLNKDDVLNAFHYRASTRSYDGNKKIPAEDMNYILELGRLSPSLVGSEPWQFIVLQNPELRQAIKPYCWGIPTMETSSHIVVILAKKNARFDSQYFAEIMDRRGLEGEAREKAMAVYKKFQEQDIGILDNERSLFDWASKQTYIALGNMMTGAAMIGVDSCPIEGFAYKEVNQILADAGLFDPNEWGISVMCTFGYQDKEIRQKSRKTFEQVMQFVE
- a CDS encoding NADH:flavin oxidoreductase/NADH oxidase, producing MAKFRKLFTPFKIKNLELKNRVVMPPMCQYSATDGVPNDWHFVHYTSRAIGGVGLIIVEMTNIAPNGRITPNCLGLWNDEQQAEFKRLVDSVHAQGTKIGIQIAHAGRKAQDEPNAVAPSAIHYGELDYAGQNLITPRELTTEEVKELVVAFQNSVKRAVAAGFDTIELHAAHGYLIHQFYSPKSNKRTDEYGKDPMLFGEQVIQAAKAVMPAEMPLIVRISAQEYGKDGFDSDYGVEVAKRFASAGADVLDVSGGGDGVLHAGNHPEFYAGYQVYLAEKVKKATALPVIAVGMLDNPSVADHVLGLENADLIAVGRALLRDPNWVLNAQYQQNQFDGSPMQFVPRQYQRGFM
- a CDS encoding type III restriction-modification system endonuclease, producing the protein MAGFNFENDLPHQLSAVEDILQMFEYAKISYAQNFETRLKSNPVLELNESQKKRNLAEIQTRPSFAKALNKTGNTLSNIFDIAMETGTGKTYTYTRAMFSLNQSFGVNKFIVLVPTVAIKAGTKNFLESASARSRFFDDFGKRIELYEVNAKKGNKKDKQQVPENLINFINATDEKTIHILLINMGMLNSETMNIAIDQDLFQEAHGSSFDALSAVKPFLIIDEPHRVKASGKTWQNVLKLNAQYILRFGATFDGFENLIHTLTSLDAFEQNLVKGVRAFITEFDGVDDMLIKFIGQTDSKSEAVFEITHSHKKTPKRLEISKNGSLGVIHSEMSHLLLNEFNSSMAVLSNGLTLQKGEIISPYSFNQSLQEQMLYQAVIRHFDIERTLLTRTPRIKPLSLIFIDDIAGYRDEQGLPDSLKSRFEAMVINEAEKRLANESNEFYKAYLQKTLADISQTHGGYFSDDNNNKDEHIEKQINEILYEKEKLLDLDNPRRFIFSKWTLREGWDNPNVFVICKLRSSGSETSKLQEVGRGLRLPVNEFMHREKSEQFYLNYFVDFSEKDFVSDLIRDIREKSGEKVIIPKKLEDELLAKILLAYPNETKRKIINHLADDGIIDDDLNLLENGWQKLQLAYPKAFEFESSLNNKIQTGIGKKETVLIRKDKYHALKTLWETLNRRVVLNYQIDNEHTFYGLLKQFFANNVIGKLDTSYATMQAQELQVQSDDIQVKYGGREKLIENTGYVLSYGEFANELAMSLNVSLKSLHQVLAELNWTDNTHQTRYNIRHIHTLFRKWLLQHFLATQTIGYTEVNSQVHPTAFTDDKGNVKDSISSSDIGRVGETDMVADNYLFETLFYDSPLEKENILLNLDYVTVFTKIPKNTIAIPVAGGGIYSPDFAYVLHHKDGTQTLNLVVETKDAYEFDLRTDEKEKIKYAQILFDKLSADTGIKVEFKTQFKGKHIERILDELRRSE
- a CDS encoding site-specific DNA-methyltransferase, producing MSQSLLDLLKSHSPALFDADGNFKFNEFQTALTQADISFSQETYRLDWRGKSYAKALVYDENRTLLSANHAHNAKHSDSQNILIQGDNLAVLKHLREAYRKQIKMIYIDPPYNTGSDGFVYQDDRKYTPAEIAKITGESEEVAEYIHGFINARASSHSAWLTFMYPRLKLARELLKDDGVIFISIDDNEQAQLKLLCDEIFGEGNFVACLPTVMNLKGNNDEFAFAGTHEYTLVYCKDKTSTTFNQLSIDEDDLEDWQEDEQGFYKQGANLKATGTNAPREKRPNLFFPIFIDDNNTIFVTDDNNPPTDFAGELITLYPITNNQEMSWRWSKEKFKNSINDIIISRNGSIGIYKKQRPALGDLPSKKPKTIFYKPEYSSGNGTTQLKQLFDEKVFPNPKPLDLLMDFIQLGTNNNDLVLDFFAGSGTTAHSVMQLNSEDNGNRKFICVQLDEPVKDKSEAQKAGFNTIFEITKARIEKSIEKIKTENPDFTGDLGYKEYRIVPVPDNFGTLAESPAHGLQLLENLQLSNTDCQNILTTWCVQDGMPLHQTPEQVDLGGYMAYRYDTVLYLLDTGFDTSHLAMILRRLDDTIDEFNIDKIVILEPHFDSKAKRELSEAIGQYKPRKGNKLYLIQRNRADKG
- a CDS encoding LysR family transcriptional regulator; the protein is MSDIRTLDLNLLKAFVVLLDECNVSRAAKRLSVTQPAMSGILNRLRESFNDQLFVRVQHGMQPTERALQLGQTARKILQEINTMLQPPKLEPEKLTMTLRIAAMDYVQQIIALPLILRLRRLAPNVRVALLPVQGQNIKTLFEQNKIDLALVSQQHLSADMPRTVLYEERYVCAMSHTHSLVNKKLTLEQFCELPFAMLSYNGGEFSGATDIALQKLGKQRKVMVSVNHISLLPQLLQGSDLVAVLPEHLAKTLPNVHLQMPPIEVEGFTMMMAWHERTEQDIVHRWLRDILQNVIK
- a CDS encoding NADPH-dependent FMN reductase, encoding MAKQIAVLIGSGSKTSFSKLTVSHLQKMAPASIQLNIVEIADLPLYDRDLDENSPTQYTRVREAVAKADGVLFVTPEHNAGISAMLKNAIDVVSRPMGESKWLGKPAGIVTVGASAGGGVRVADQLRAITSGAFVNMPTLPFALNVGNLFGGVFAEDGEIANDALKGSMQNFINAYADFVEKF
- a CDS encoding patatin-like phospholipase family protein, whose product is MSVLKKIKFVSILAVVTTLSACSLVTYKPVETIKQVNLDSGYRQKSVLKESAKDGNIIIVMFSGGGTRAATLGYGVLEELQKAKMRGTEKGNTLLDNIDMTFGVSGGSVLATYFALEGKAIIPKFANNFLKSNFQKDILTEVFSVSNLPRLSSPQFGRGDLLQERFNLALYKGKKFGDLVRNRKGPFAVISATDMNIGQQLTFTQETFDGLCLNLNDLEIARAVAASSSVPLIFAPLTLNNNGGNCHFSLPKAFIEQEKEVNGLKTKQIEETEHTLSFYQDSQERPFIHLVDGGLTDNLGLAAILDISDLVGIEDMYKRAGELGVKNVIVINVNAQNEVSSEIDKSANVPGLKDVVNTIVNVPIDSTTQINLQRYSQFSDSWNKYANEQQTKIEMFFVNLGLKELPDGQLKKEVLNIPTSFYLPEKDIDKLRESARILLEQSDVYKKAVKALQ